In a single window of the Streptomyces sp. 846.5 genome:
- a CDS encoding ABC transporter ATP-binding protein, giving the protein MSSKASGKEPVLEIQNLCVDYGLGKDSVQAVRDVSLTLHRGEVLGLAGESGSGKSTLAYGLTRLLPPPGVITGGKVIYHQPGGDPVDVLRLSDAGLRQFRWAETSIVFQGAMNSLNPVHTVASQLMDVIAAHEPRMPKSARLARAKELLKLVGIAPDRLGSYPHQLSGGMRQRVMIGMALALEPQVVIMDEPTTALDVVMQRQILRQLVDLRERLGFSVLFITHDLSLLVEFSDRIAIMYGGRIVEEAPAAKLYKDPLHPYSHGLLNAFPPLRGERRELSGIPGSPPDLRSMPTGCAFNPRCPKAFDPCRTDLPLLTVPTDREGENRTVACWLHPGA; this is encoded by the coding sequence GTGAGCAGCAAGGCGTCCGGCAAGGAGCCGGTCCTCGAAATCCAGAACCTGTGCGTCGACTACGGCCTCGGCAAGGACTCGGTGCAGGCGGTCCGGGACGTCAGTCTGACGCTGCACCGCGGTGAGGTGCTCGGCCTGGCCGGTGAGAGCGGGAGCGGCAAGTCCACGCTCGCCTACGGCCTGACCCGGCTGCTGCCCCCGCCCGGGGTGATCACCGGCGGCAAGGTGATCTACCACCAGCCGGGCGGCGACCCGGTGGACGTGCTGCGGCTGAGCGACGCCGGTCTTCGGCAGTTCCGCTGGGCCGAGACCTCCATCGTCTTCCAGGGCGCGATGAACTCGCTCAACCCGGTGCACACCGTCGCCTCCCAGCTGATGGACGTCATCGCGGCGCACGAGCCGAGGATGCCCAAGTCGGCGCGGCTGGCCCGGGCCAAGGAGCTGCTGAAGCTGGTGGGCATCGCCCCCGACCGGCTCGGCAGCTACCCGCACCAGCTCTCCGGCGGCATGCGCCAGCGGGTGATGATCGGCATGGCACTGGCCCTGGAGCCGCAGGTCGTCATCATGGACGAACCGACCACCGCGCTGGACGTGGTGATGCAGCGTCAGATCCTGCGCCAGCTGGTCGACCTGAGGGAGCGGCTGGGCTTCTCGGTGCTGTTCATCACCCACGACCTGTCGCTGCTGGTCGAGTTCTCGGACCGGATCGCCATCATGTACGGCGGCCGGATTGTGGAGGAGGCCCCGGCGGCCAAGCTCTACAAGGACCCGCTGCACCCCTACAGCCACGGCCTGCTGAACGCTTTCCCGCCGCTGCGTGGGGAGCGGCGCGAACTCAGCGGCATCCCGGGCTCCCCGCCGGACCTGCGGTCGATGCCCACGGGCTGCGCCTTCAACCCGCGCTGCCCCAAGGCCTTCGACCCCTGCCGCACCGACCTGCCGCTGCTCACCGTCCCCACCGACAGGGAGGGCGAGAACCGCACGGTCGCCTGTTGGCTGCACCCGGGGGCCTGA
- a CDS encoding FAD-dependent oxidoreductase, with protein MTVDQEAVQHRTDVVVIGAGQAGLAAAFHLRRRGLLPGPGFTVLDAEPAPGGAWAHRPPSLTMAAVHGFHELPGMPLPPFGEQRPAREALPEYFAAYERAHDLQVLRPVRVHAVREAGDGRLLVESDAGRWTARALINATGTWTRPFIPAVPGAADFRGRQLHSSHYRGPQEFAGRRVLVVGGGASAIQVLAETAAVADTLWVTRRPPVFREDRFTPEIGRAAVAMVERRVRAGLPPASVVSVTGLPPTPALLRARELGALHRLPMFERLTPEGAVWPDGRTERFDTVVWATGFRPEVGHLAPLNLRSPGGGIRLDGTRAVADPRVHLVGYGPSASTIGANRAGRAAAVAVDRLLAADRTDALAATA; from the coding sequence GTGACGGTTGACCAGGAAGCAGTACAGCATCGAACTGATGTCGTGGTGATCGGCGCCGGGCAGGCCGGGCTGGCGGCGGCGTTCCATCTGCGCCGCCGCGGTCTGCTGCCCGGCCCCGGCTTCACCGTCCTGGACGCCGAGCCGGCCCCCGGCGGGGCCTGGGCGCACCGGCCGCCGAGCCTCACCATGGCCGCCGTGCACGGCTTCCACGAGCTCCCCGGCATGCCGCTGCCGCCCTTCGGCGAGCAGCGCCCCGCCCGCGAGGCGCTGCCGGAGTACTTCGCCGCCTACGAGCGCGCCCATGACCTCCAGGTCCTGCGCCCGGTACGGGTGCACGCGGTGCGGGAGGCCGGCGACGGGCGACTGCTGGTGGAGTCGGACGCCGGGCGGTGGACCGCCAGGGCGCTGATCAACGCGACCGGGACCTGGACCAGGCCGTTCATCCCTGCTGTCCCGGGCGCCGCCGACTTCCGCGGCCGGCAGCTGCACAGCTCGCACTACCGCGGCCCACAGGAGTTCGCGGGTCGGCGGGTGCTGGTGGTGGGCGGCGGCGCCTCGGCGATCCAGGTGCTGGCCGAGACCGCCGCCGTCGCCGACACCCTCTGGGTGACCAGGCGGCCGCCGGTGTTCCGGGAGGACCGGTTCACACCCGAGATCGGCCGCGCCGCCGTCGCCATGGTGGAGCGCCGGGTCCGGGCGGGTCTGCCGCCCGCCAGCGTCGTCTCGGTCACCGGGCTGCCGCCGACGCCGGCGCTGCTCCGGGCCAGGGAGCTCGGCGCGCTGCACCGGCTGCCGATGTTCGAGCGGCTCACCCCGGAGGGGGCGGTGTGGCCGGACGGCCGCACCGAGCGTTTCGACACCGTCGTCTGGGCCACCGGCTTCCGCCCCGAGGTGGGCCACCTGGCACCGCTGAACCTGCGCTCCCCCGGCGGCGGCATCCGGCTGGACGGGACCAGGGCCGTCGCCGACCCCCGGGTCCACCTGGTCGGCTACGGCCCGTCCGCCAGCACCATCGGCGCCAACCGGGCCGGCCGCGCGGCGGCGGTGGCGGTGGACCGCCTGCTCGCCGCGGACCGTACGGATGCGCTCGCGGCTACGGCTTGA
- a CDS encoding DedA family protein, with protein MSWLQQLLVELPAPAVYGAEAAVVLAESVLLLSAFAPSLTTLLLSGFLARTGTVQLPLVIATAVTAVLVGDLLAQRTGRALGPRLGTGAIGRRVPRTMLTRTYRLLARRGGAAVFVCRFMPVVRTLAPHLAGAAGLRFRRIAPYSLAAGLLWASAESATGYAVGASYTRLTSVGPVLAAVAAVLLAVAVLVLRRRALPALAERPAVPRQLSRELEASLASHSAE; from the coding sequence ATGAGCTGGCTCCAGCAGCTGCTGGTGGAGCTGCCGGCCCCGGCGGTGTACGGGGCGGAGGCGGCCGTGGTGCTGGCCGAGTCGGTGCTGCTGCTCAGCGCCTTCGCGCCGAGCCTGACCACGCTGCTGCTCTCGGGGTTCCTGGCGCGGACCGGCACTGTGCAGCTGCCGCTGGTGATCGCCACCGCGGTGACCGCGGTGCTGGTGGGGGACCTGCTGGCGCAGCGGACCGGACGGGCGCTCGGACCCCGGCTGGGAACCGGCGCGATCGGACGGCGCGTGCCCAGGACCATGCTGACCCGTACCTACCGGCTGCTGGCCCGGCGCGGTGGGGCGGCGGTTTTCGTCTGCCGGTTCATGCCGGTGGTACGGACGCTGGCGCCGCATCTCGCCGGGGCGGCCGGGCTCCGGTTCCGCAGGATCGCGCCGTACAGCCTGGCCGCGGGGCTGCTCTGGGCCTCCGCCGAGTCGGCGACGGGGTACGCAGTGGGGGCCTCGTACACCCGGCTGACCTCGGTGGGGCCGGTGCTGGCGGCGGTGGCCGCGGTCCTGCTGGCGGTGGCCGTGCTGGTGCTGCGCCGCAGGGCGCTACCGGCGCTCGCGGAACGGCCGGCCGTTCCGCGGCAGCTCTCCAGGGAGCTCGAAGCCTCGCTGGCCAGTCATTCTGCGGAGTGA